The sequence ATGCACATTTAGTGAATATCTAAGCTATTGTTATTTAATGAGCTAAAAAATAAAAAATCGATAAATCAATTAGATAAAATATCTAGCTGTGATAGTAAAAACGGGTAATTTTACTCCTTTCTAACTATTTTGCATGAAAATAGAGCAACTAACCGCCTTTATATCAGAAACTCATTGACGATTTGGCACCAATACGGTTTAATGCGCCCCGTTGCCCGGATAGCTCAGTCGGTAGAGCAGGGGATTGAAAATCCCCGTGTCCTTGGTTCGATTCCGAGTCCGGGCACCATATTTAAAGAAACCAGCTTAATAGCTGGTTTTTTGCTTTCTGACGTTTGACTCTCCATCGAACGCCGTTCGATTATTCGCCCTGCCAGCAGGACTCACCCCTTCGGGGCCGTCGCAAGCGACGTTCAACACCGCTTCGCGGGTTGTCCGAGTCCGGGCACCATAAAGGTTTACTGAGCGTTAGAGGATGAGGCCAGCAGCGCGTACCGGTTCAGCAGTTGGGTAAATCGGCTGTCTATCTGTTGGCGCAGTGCCGAAGGCGGGGTTTGCCCTGACGCTAACTGCTCCTGATACTGCCGCAGCAACTCTTCCAGCGGTAAGGTTTTTGCCAGCGGCTGCTGGATAGCGTAGACGGCAGATTTCAGTTCAGAGACCGTCATATATCCCCGTTTTTTCTCATCCAGACTGTTCAAGCGCTCAGCCAACTGCCGCAAGCGGTCTTGCGCCAGCGCGTAATGTTTCAGCTCCACCAATGGGGCAGCCCCACTCTCTCGTTGCTGTTGCCACACCGTACTCAACCGTTTGACCTCTGGATTAGCGGGCCACAGCTGTTGCGCCTGCGCTAACAGTGCATCACCCTGCTGTTGCGCCCATAACGGCGGTAACTGTGCCAGTTGATCCAACTGCGCCGCACTGGCTTGCAACACCGGTTCTGCCAGACGCGCCCACTCGATATCTGAGGCCTGATTCTTCAGTTCATCCATTGACTTAGTTGTTAACGGCACAGGTAAAGTCGCAGCGCGAGCTAACAATACCTCTTCCAGCTGAGGGGATGACAATGACTGCCAGATAACAAAACTGCCCACCATTAACACCGCCATCAGTGATAACCCGGCAACAAAACCGTGACCCGCTTTCCAACGCGGCGGCGGAGCGGACAATGCCACCTGAACACTCGGCGGCGCCGGTTCGTTAACAATATAGACCAGTGGCTCACTGACTGCAGCAGACGAAAATGTGGGTTGCACTGGTGATTCAGTGATACCGAGGTGCCGTGCCGGAACCCTCAACCGGACTGGCGTATCAGAACTCGCCTCGGCACTTTCCAGACGCAGTGCGGCGTTATGTAACATCAGGCGAACACCATCCAATTTACTCAGATGCTTGAGTTCTAAAGTTTGCAGTTGAGTACATAGCTGCTCCAGTGCACGTTCAGCCCTATACACCAGCGCCAGGTCGCCATAGCACAGTGTCATGGTGCGCCAGACTTGCTGTAATCTGTCACTCAACCAGGCCAGTAACGCCACTCGGGCATGAGTTTGCGGTGGCCACAATGCGCTCCATTGATGAGACAGCAAGCCCGCCAGCAACTCCAGCCCCTCACACAACCCAGCCAGTCCTGCGATGTGAGTCCGCGCCAGGGTAAAATCTACCGTGGTCTGCAACTCAACCCCGTTCTGGCGAAACAGCGCTAAACAAAGCTGCTCGACCCGCGCCCAATCAACATCCGGGCGAGCAGGATGATGTAATTTGCCGATTTCGTCACGTAAGGCACTAAATTCAGCAAAATGGCGCGGGTCGCCGCCGGTTTTAACCGTCCGCTCAGTATTCGATATCATGTGTTTGTCTTCCCTGAATAGGCGTTAAGATGACTCACCCGTATTGAGATAATGTTGTTGTTTAAGATGACGTATCAGCACCCGCCCTTCCGGCATAAACGCGGTGCCAAAGTGCACCAGCCCCAACTCTTTTAGCTCGGCGTCAATGCCATATTCCAAATGCCCCGGGGTGGATTGGGGTAGCAGCACCACATTGAGACTTTTCAACCGTGGCTCATATTTCAGCAAGGTGTCAGAGAGCGTGGTCAGCAGTGAATGGGCGGTGCCGGGCATCCCTTGCAAGATTTTGCTCATGTCTGGCAGGCCGTAATCCGGCAGATGGCTGAGCGTACCGGCGCGGCAGTTAAGAATGCGCTGCATATTGTCGAGCACCGACAGGACGACCTGATTGGTTTCGCTCACCTGATGAAGGTCAAGCTCACCCGCGACGTTGCCGAACAGCATTTCATAGAGAGAAGGCTGGGGCATCTTACTTATCCTTCAGGGGTAACAGCGTCATGCCATGATTATTCAGTTCAATCTGACGGGCCTTATCGGGGTCGAGGTCGTCACGGCTCAACACCACCCGCCAGGTGTTGTTAGCGATATCAGGTGCCAGAAACATACCCGCGACTGCCACATACTGCGCTTTTTCGTCCAGCGGCATATCAATGGACACCGCAGCACCCGGGCGAATACGGATATCTTTTTCAGCAAGTAAATCGGCTTTGATGGCCTGGCTGTCCTCGGCAAATAATGAGGGATAATCGGTACCGTCAAATGTTTTGCGATCCTGTAGCTGATAGATGCGCACCACCGTGGCCAGTGGGGCACCGGTCGCGTTGTTGTTTACCGCATCCCGCGCCTGTATATCCAGATGCAGGGTTTTCACCTGCTTATAAAAAATGGATTTTGTTACGGCGACAGTGCCGTCACTCACTTTCTGGGTCAGTCCACATCCGCTCAGGGTGGATATCATGACCAGCATCAGTAATGCAAAACGTGTTTTACCAGCGGTAATCGCCATATTCATCGGTGTCCCTTCGGTGAAGATTTTCCTGAACACGCTGATAGCGGCCCAGATTAATTGTGATCATTTCAGTGTCGGTGGGTGTGGTTGACGCGACGCGCTGTGTCCGCATTACGGCGGTTCTGCCTAACAGAATCCCGGTGCTTTTCGGCTGGCAGGAGAGCTGTGCGTCAGGCAGTAGTGCGCGTAACACCGTCAGTTGTAAACGCACATGCAGCCGCGACCCCAGATACACCTGCAATAACGCCATTAAATCCGTGTGCAATTGCCCGCCGGGTAGCCACTCGCGGGCTTCATCGGGATTATCGGTCTTCAATCTCAGCAATACCTGACTGTTAACATCCACCGCGTGACTGCCCATTACCGGGCTGTTACTCATGCTGGCGGGGTGACGTGCGCTCAGGGCCAGTGGATTGCGCAAGGGGATACGGCAGCGGTCATGCGCTATCACGTGGGCATCTGTTTCCGGTGCCAGCAACTGAACCAGCGCAATAATGCCTTCACTGGTGCGCGTGGGTAGGCGCATCATGCCAGTCAGTGCCAGAAAACGAGACACCGGCGTGGCGATATTCTGTGCACATCCCTCAATACCCAGACCACAGAGGCTCAGCAGATACCGAGAGGTTTTATCGGTGCCGCCGGGTGAAAAACTGGCCGGATAAGAGTACTTGCGCCAAACGCGGTAGTACTGCGTGATCAGTCGGTGATTGAAAATGTCCAGAAAGTCGCTGACCGCCTCATGCCCTTCGCGGCGCTGGGTAATATCGTCGATATACGCAGTAGGCAGTGGCGACTCCACGCCATACAGTCCCATAAAGGTGGTGCGGATGGTCGGTGGCAGGTGTGGATGCGCGGGTATTTCCACCCGTTTAAATTCACTGGCCGGAAACCCCATGCCCGGATGGGGACGAAAACGCACCGGATCGTGCCTGACCTGCCAGTGACTACCCAATGGCGGGGCATCCGGCTGGCTTTGCTCCAGTAACTGACAGAAGCGATAAAACTGGGTATACGGCAGTTTATCCCACAGTTGTTCGATTAGCCGGGCAGACGCTGATTGTGATTTTCTTTCCATCGGATACATTTCCCGGCAGGCTGAACGATAAGAGTGAGCTGATTGAACAAGTGGATGTCAGCGTAAAGGGCAAAGAAACGGTTGAGCATCTCGCCAAACAGATGAATGTCGCCTTCGCCGGTAAAGCCGTTGCCATCCAGTGTCACTTCAATGTCGATACCCCGTAACAGAAAGCCCTTTTCAAAACGCTGCGTCTGGTGGTGCTGCACCTGTTGAATGGCATCAAGACGGCGATTATTCAGTTCATCCCCTTGCCAGTTGTACAGCTCCAGCGTCCCGCGTAGCACCTGTGCGCTGCTCATCAGGTTGAGGTAACTTGAACCCAGATGGCTCAGTACCCGCCACTGGAAGTGGTCTTCCGCCGGGGGATAAGAGGGTAACGTAGGCTTGCAGAGATTGCGTACTTTCAGCGGCGTCTGTAACACTGCTTCGCAGCGGTCCAACAACGTGCTCTGTAACGCTTTGCGCGGGAGCTGACCATTGGTACCGGTAATTTTCAGTGACACCGCCTCGCGGGTAAACAATCGGTCCGCTTCCCATTGCTGGCCGCCGAGGATCAACCAGGTATCATGCAGCCCGGTCACCCCTCGTTTTACGCGGGTATGGTAATAGCGTTCCGGCGCATGACGTCGCTGCATTCCGCCACGATGGCGAAAACTGGTAAAAGGAACATAGGTGGCATCGGATGTCCGTTGCGAACCGGTCACAGCGTCGATGGAGTAAATTTCGGTGTGCCCATCCTGCAAGCGGCGCGGGCGCAGCATATACTCACTTTCCAGCCCATTGATGGTTAACGGGTCAGCTTCCAGCGAGAACAGGTTAATCACCGGTACACAATGCAGGTTAAGCGCGTCATCCCTGACCGGCAGATCACTTTGCCACTGACAATCAAACACCACTTCGATATCAAACCAGGCAATACCCGCTGGCAGCGTCACGGTTTCCAGCCCGTTCAGATGCACGAACATAAACTTCTCGCGGAAAGTGAAATATTCCAGTAATAGCTGATAACCGCTGAATGCGCTGTCGCCTTTGGGCCACAGCAAATCTTGGTCTGCAAAGCCACCGGGCGAAAACCAACCATCCAGTTTTATTCGATCAACCTGATTGGGTAGACGCAAATAGAGCGCGGCCTGACGCCGGGTCAGGGCCAGATGTAACGCACTGCTGACCGCCGCCTCTCCCGCCAGATAAAAACACAAGCGACGTAAGTCCACCTGCAACCAGTCAGCTTGTGGGCTGCATGCCAGTCGCAGACGCAGCACCGAACGGCCGTCTGGTTCGGTCGCCATCACCACGGTTGAGACGGCGAGCGGGTTGAGTACCATATCGCGTGTAGTTCGGTACTGGCAGACGGTATTCTTCGGCCCAATGGGGCGGGAATAGATTTCCATGCCTTCGGGCACGATTTCAGCCATTTTCATCGCTGGAACATCCGGGGTCAGCGCCACCACCGACAGCGAGGGAATAGTGCGTAGATAGTGCGGCCACAGCATGCTCACCAGCCCTTCGGTAAACTCCGGCAAGTCGTCATCAATTTTTTCGCGCAATCGCCCCATGGAGAAGGCAAAGCCTTCAAACAGGCGTTCGACGTAAGGGTCAGGCGTACCGGGTTTATCCAGGTCTAACATCGCTGCCCGGTCAGGGTGAGTTTGGGCAAACTCTTTAGCTGCATCGCGCAGATAGCGCATTTCGGCGTCGTAATAACGCAGGGTAAGGTCTTTCATGGTTTTCTTTTTATCAGGATAGGGTTATCGATTAACCACACAGCACCGCAGCCCGTGCCGGGTCGAGGGCCACTAATCCGGCGAGCAGGTTTTCCATCTCGCCATGCAAGCGTGATTTGTCCGACTCGGTTCGGCTGGCTTTCATGCGCAGCAATTTCAGGCGACGGGCTTTCACTTCAAACAGTAATTCCGGCTCCCATTGGGTGAGCGTCATCAAGGTCGCGTTCCCCTCCAGCTCACCCAGCAAATGCAATGCCATGTCGTTTTTTCCGTACTGCTCGGCGACCCGCGCCATCAGCAGGCGGATCAGCCACTGATGGCGTGGCGTGCGGGCACCCGGGCGGTTTTGCAGCCAGTTCAGTGCCGCTTCCACGCCTTCGCTGTCGGCTTGCGCCAGCGCTTCCGGCTCCAGTTGCAAAATATCGTCATCCCCGGCCGTACTGGCGGAGGCTGCCGGTTCACTGCCCCAACTTTCTGCTGCCATCACCTGCTGGGTTATCCAGTTTTGCGTCACTGCGTCGGCGAACGGGGTGCCGTCATTAAACGCCAGTGCTTCAAGCCCCGGCAGGCGGGTCAGCAGGCCATTTAAATCTTGCTGAATGATGTCAGCCCAGCGCTCATGCAGCCCGCCTGTTTTGGTCAATGCCTGATGGGTATACCACTGGAGATCCAGCCACAGGTGATTAACGCCCTGAGCAAATAGGATGTCGGCTTGTTCCAACAATTCCAGCCAGCTTTGTTGCAGATAAAGACGTTTCAGCAGGGCGCGGTTCTCCGGTTTGGGTGGGGCCAGACGGGTACATCCGTCAGTTGCCAGCGGCGGCAGTTCATGCAGGGTGTCCAGACGAATGCTTTTCATCAGATGATGCCCCGACAGCCAGCCGTTCGGCTGGTCGCGCAAAAAAACCGCCAGCAGTTTTGCCTGATCGAGCAAATCACGCCCGGAGCTGACGGCTTTCAACGCAGGAGCATCAGGCACAGAGTGGCGAGGGAGACTGCTGTTTTGTGGGATAACGGCATCAGGGCCGCCGGACTGCATTAGCCGGTTTTCTAATGCCGCATACAGGCTAGCGAACTGAGGGCGGATGGACGCATCCCAGCCGCCAACACTTTCCTCGGTTAACACCAACGCGCCCACAATGCGTTCAAAGTCAGCTTTTGTGACTTCCGGGTACAGTGACAGGCTATCCAGCACCCGGCTACCCGCCAACCATTCCAGTGCCAGTTTGCGGCTGTTGCCACGTTGTGGATGCAGTGCATCACCAAAACGTTGGACCAACCCGGCCAGCAGAGCCAGGCCATCCGCCAGCCCGCTTTCGCCATCGATGTGCAGTCGCGCCCAGATATAATAGGTCGCGACGCGCACATCTTTGCACGCACCGGTCAGCAGCTTCTCCGCCAGTGCACAGACCAAACCAGTATCTGCGCCGGACAGTTTGTTGACCTCTTCACGCATCTGCTGGAAATCATCGTCATAACCGGGGTCCTCACCCACCGGTGAATCCGGGGCAATGGGGACCAGCCATTTTTCCCAGAGCGAAATCTGCTGCTGGACCTGCTGCGAAAGCGCCTGCGGTTCGGCATGGCAGGCGCTGAGTAAGCTGTGCAACGTAGCCATCAGTATCCCTCTTCTGTTGCGGTATCCGTTTTCTGAGCGCCACCGGTGGCATCCACACTGAATATTTGCGTCGGTAAGACGAAGTTACGCAGTTTCAGTAACGCCAGCGGGCCTTCTCCAGCTTCAGTGCGTAAGGTGTAGTTCAGCGGCCTGCCATCAGGCGCTTTCCAGCTAAGATTAAAACTGCTGTTGACACCCTGATACGGGGTGACCTGCGCCTTATCCAGTAAACGGATCCACCCCCAGGCCCCGGGGAGATCGGCAAACTGTCGGGTACCGGCCTGGGTGCTTATCCAACTCAGGCTAGCACCCGGTGCTTCGGTATCATGGGGCCAGGTGAAACGTTTCCACACTGGCAACTGGTTGTAATAGCTGAGCTTCTGGCTGTCGATCACCAGATCAGTCTGCATCACGTCTTTCGCGGTACCGGGGCGCAGTTCAAAGCGTATGCCCGCTTCACCGTCGGCAAACACCACGTCAGACAAATAACTCAGTTGGTCCACCGCTTTCAGGAATGCAGGGTTAAATGTCAGCCCCTGAGCATTAATGCTGTCCGGCACCCAATGGCTGCCCTCTTTGTGCAGCACGCCGTTCAGCCGGGTTTGCAGAAAACGGGCGATACGGCCACTGTCGCTGTTGAGATAACGTGCCAGCAGCGGGAGTGACACTTCACTGCTGGTATCTTTTAACGGATAACGCCCGCCGAAGGTACTGTTCCAGTCATCGACGATAGATGCCTGCCACTGGGCATTCAGGCTCTGAGCGGCAGGGGTTAATACCTGCTGCCACGCCTGTTCCATTGGCTGGACAAATACCGTCTGGCCAAATCCACTCCACTCCTGACCGAGGCTGGCGGCAACCAGACTGCCATAATCACGGGTTTCGGTCAGATCGACCGCTTTGCCCTGAAATACCGTCTGCGCCAGAGTCTGGGTCATGGCTTGAGGATCGGCAGCATTCACCACCTGCTGAAGTTTAAGGCGTACTTGGGTAACACGGGTCAGGAAGGTTTGCAGACTGAGGTGGGTATTGCCCTGTCCGCCGGCCTTGCCGTCCATCAGCGCCAGTACCGGACCAAAAGTGGCATCCAGCGGCCCCTGTGCACCCGCTTGCTGATCAATAGCGGGCTGCTCATCGCGGTTTAACAGATTTTTGGCCGATTTGACCAGCGAATCAGACAACGCCTCACCGGTTTGCCCGGTTTTCCCCTGTACGCTCAGGGTGTTCATTAGCGCCACCAGGGGGGACTGACGCACGTCTGCCATCAGGGTGAGTTGGTCGATGGAGTCCGATAACGTCTGTGCTTGCTGCCAGTGCAGACTGTTGAGAAAATCCAACCAACTGGTAGAGAAATCAGCGAAATAGCGCGCTTTCAACCGCGCCTGCAGGGCTTCGGGAGAATCCTGCTGTAATGCGGTATTTTTACTGTCACTCAGTACCCAGTCCATCTCTTCCCGACGCTCACTGGCCACTTTTTCAATCGCCGGTTTTACTGCGTCATCCCAGGCTTTACGGGTGAACATGCCCGGCACCACGGCATCGGTGGTAAAAATCCGTTCAGCATCGGTATCACCGGTCATATCAGACAGGCGCAGATCAGCATACTGATTCGCCACCTGAGCCAGCATCTTCTGATAGAGCGAAGATTCACTGTTACGGGCACCCATCTGACTGATCAACCGGGTACGTACCTGACTGACCAGGTTTTCATCCAGTTTCAGACGCCAGGCCGGGTGCAGGGAAAGATTACGGGCATAAAAATCCAGTAGAGCGGGACCGCTGCCCTGCCAGAGGCTGTCCGGCACACCACTGCGCTGTGGCCAGTCATGAAGCAGCGTGGTGCTAAACCATGGCGCATCCATTTTCTCCGGACGCGCCAGCATCAGATAGCGTTTTAACTGCTCATAAGCGGGTTTTACCAGTGTGTCGCGCAACGGAGAGTCAGGGGGGAGCTGCGCCATGGTGCTGAGTTGCTCTTCAAGGTGACGAGCGGCAGCATCGCGCAGCAGCGGGGTGGCGCTGGCCTGATAGTGTGGCCAGAGCGCGGCCAGCAACGCATCATTCTGACTCAGACCAAACCGGCTGTACCAAGGCGCACCTTGCTGTTGGCGATATTGCAATCGGTCTAATGTGTGTTGCAGATCCAACTGCGCCTGAAGACGGGCGGGCAACGGTTGCTGCACGTTAGCCGCCAGTTTCACCTGAGATTCACTGGTATTTAGGGTGTCGCGGTTGACCAGGAATGACATCACCATGCCCGCCCCCCACAACACCATGATGCCCGCCAGCGCCATCGCCAGCGTTTTACGCCAGGCAAACCCCAGCTTTTTCGCCGCTAAGCCTGCGGGCAATGACGGCAGTGAATCAATCACCACATCCCAGCGGTTATCCTTGCCCCAGTGGTGTTTCACGCTGCGTTTTGCATTGACCGACGCCGGGCTGAATATCACCCCCGCCAACGGTGAAGGTCGATAGGGATTCAGCAGCGTCGCCAGCGGGCCGGCGACAGAGTCCGGCTGACGCGCTAACTGATCCGCCAGTTGCAATAAAAATGGGTGCTGGGTGTTGCTGCTAATCTGTTGCGTACCCTGCTCAATCAGCGACGGCACCAACCCGGCAAGCTGTGTACTCAGTTCGCCAGCGTTACACCCCGCTGGCAGTAAACAGCCGACGGATTGGGTGATGCGATCGGCCCCGTCATCGGCATGCAGTGACCAGACATACAGCGGCAGCCGCCAGCCGAGCAGCTCAAAACGTGCCGCGAACGCTTGTGCCACGCTGTCCATCATATCGACGGTGAGGGTTGTTTTAGATTCTTGCTGACCAAGTGTCGTGCGTTGAGCCAGGGCTGAGGTCACCCAGACCACCCCATCCAGCGGACGGCGGCGTAATTTACGTAAAGCACTCAGCCATGCGCTATCAGCCTGCGCCCCCAAATCGCCTCCCCACAACAGCACGGTGCCACTGTCTTCCTGCCAGTATTGCGATGTCAGGCCGGGGGTGAGCTGTTCAACCTCCGCCGCACTGCCGGTGAGTAACAGAATGCGCACTTTGCGGGGCCAGAAGCGGCCGTATTGCTTCTGGAGGCCTGTTTTAATATCAGACGTTAAATTGCTGTTGGACGAAGTTTTATTCGTTGCTTCCTTTTCTTGTTTCGTCAGTAGTTTTGGTTTAAAAGCAATCTGCCTTATGCTTTGTTTCCATCGCCACCAAAATGCCATCCCAATAAGCCCCATCAGAAGAGCCGAAAAAATCCCCCCCCATATTAGCCAGGCAGTAGAGATCAATACGCCTCTGTCTACCAGTTGGCGCTGGAAAACTATCAAGAGCAGGGCACTAACCCCGGCCAAACCAATAATCAGAAGAAAATATCCCCAAAAACCATAGCGTGGTGGCCGAGATCCTTTCTCTTGGTTCATGAAAATAACTCCTTGGTAATGAGACACATCGAACCTGACGATTGTGGCTTTTGATAAATGATCAGTTGGTTTTGTGAAGTCTTGCTTGCAGCTTCTACCATCATGCTCAAAGACAGCCCCAAAATAAGTTCTCCTGGTGGGCCGAAAGTCAGGTCAATATAATGAACAGGTTTCTTTTTAGGTAATATCCAATCATGAGAGTCTGCATATAAAGCGATATTCACCGCGGTATTCTCTGTATCACCCGATAACCAAACATGCTCTAATTCATTAAAATCTAATTTGTTGTAATCAAAAAGCATATTTAGATCATCTGACAGATTTCCGGGTGCTAATGGCATTAGCCTTCCTAATCCTGCCAATACGGGATAACCATGTGTGTTAATAAAATCTGGTGAACTAATCAGTTGCGCTGAAATAAGTTCACTGGATTTTTGCTGTATGTTATTAGGCCAGTTTTGCAAGCACAAAATTAAAATCACGCCCTTGATTTCAGACTCAAGACTCAATTCATCGATTTCTTCAATAGAAGAGATAAATTCAGGCAAAAGATCCCACTGACCGAAAACAGCAGATTGAATTGTTTCACGATGGAGTACTGAAGAATGTAATACATATACGGTGTGTAAATAGTGACGATAGCCTGAAGACTGACTTTCGAGCTTATCATCAATCTCATTTAATCGTGATGGTAAAGTTTTTTTGTCTCCGGCTAACGGGCGGGCCTTTTGAGGATACATAGGGATTTTAGCTTGCTCCCCCAAAATCGAGCCAATACCGTCAATCTCTGGGGTCAATAAAACATTACCCACTACGGCGAGCTGCTTTCGACTCCATTGTTGCCATTGCGCCTTCGTTTTTTGTGATTCTTCATGCCAGGCAAACGCAGATGCACCTGACTGCTCATAACGGTTAAGTATTACCCCAAAAATACAAAACCATAGTAGCAGAGCAGGTAATACACCATAAAGGAGTATCGGGGTATATGTCGAAAAACGGCCAATAAATAAAGCAGCTCCAGCCCCTATTATCAACATAATGATTAAAACAATTATCCACAGACTATAACGAGGCGGAGATAATACAGATTGCTCAGGGATTTCAGGAATAGGCCAACCCATAATTATGACTCAATGCTGTTTTCGGGATGAGAACTAATAACTCGACAACCACAGGCACACAGACAGTTACTCACAACAACAGAAACCCCCTCTTCCATCTCAGTGGGTGAACCTTCAATAATTTTATTATTTCCATGCCCTTGTATGGGACAAGAAACTAAATCACCGACTAATGCAACCTGCACTCCATTAATAAACATGGTAGATGACGCTGTGATCACCTTTCCCCCATGCGTAGTAGCATCACCTAAGCAAACTATTCCTGGCATTCCTTTCTCCTTAGTTATTGCTAGATTTAATGAGGCAATCACTCATCCAAGAAAGCTCCGGGCCTGACTCTTAACGTCTGGCTTATAGCATCCCAGAAATTGACTATTTCATTCTGACTATAAGGTGATGGCGTTAATTCATCATTAAGAAGTTCCAAGCTAAATACAGGTTTTTTAATTCCGCCGACTTTTTCATTTGTGATGAGTATAAAATCATAGCGTTTATTATCATTTGACGAGTATTTTCCTGCAGCAAGTAACTCTTCAGTATCTAGTTTGTTAATCTTACGCGCTCCCTTTCGTAATATGTCACCATTACTAGATAAAAGATTTTTCCATATATTATCACTACGTTCTAATAAGCTGTCTTTTTCTTTAGTGAAGTTATCTGTTGATACTCCGAACCTCAACTGACTATTATTTTCACTTCTAAAGAGTAGATCGATCTCTTCTTTATCTTTTCCATTG comes from Yersinia bercovieri ATCC 43970 and encodes:
- a CDS encoding PAAR domain-containing protein, translated to MPGIVCLGDATTHGGKVITASSTMFINGVQVALVGDLVSCPIQGHGNNKIIEGSPTEMEEGVSVVVSNCLCACGCRVISSHPENSIES
- a CDS encoding ImcF-related family protein → MGLIGMAFWWRWKQSIRQIAFKPKLLTKQEKEATNKTSSNSNLTSDIKTGLQKQYGRFWPRKVRILLLTGSAAEVEQLTPGLTSQYWQEDSGTVLLWGGDLGAQADSAWLSALRKLRRRPLDGVVWVTSALAQRTTLGQQESKTTLTVDMMDSVAQAFAARFELLGWRLPLYVWSLHADDGADRITQSVGCLLPAGCNAGELSTQLAGLVPSLIEQGTQQISSNTQHPFLLQLADQLARQPDSVAGPLATLLNPYRPSPLAGVIFSPASVNAKRSVKHHWGKDNRWDVVIDSLPSLPAGLAAKKLGFAWRKTLAMALAGIMVLWGAGMVMSFLVNRDTLNTSESQVKLAANVQQPLPARLQAQLDLQHTLDRLQYRQQQGAPWYSRFGLSQNDALLAALWPHYQASATPLLRDAAARHLEEQLSTMAQLPPDSPLRDTLVKPAYEQLKRYLMLARPEKMDAPWFSTTLLHDWPQRSGVPDSLWQGSGPALLDFYARNLSLHPAWRLKLDENLVSQVRTRLISQMGARNSESSLYQKMLAQVANQYADLRLSDMTGDTDAERIFTTDAVVPGMFTRKAWDDAVKPAIEKVASERREEMDWVLSDSKNTALQQDSPEALQARLKARYFADFSTSWLDFLNSLHWQQAQTLSDSIDQLTLMADVRQSPLVALMNTLSVQGKTGQTGEALSDSLVKSAKNLLNRDEQPAIDQQAGAQGPLDATFGPVLALMDGKAGGQGNTHLSLQTFLTRVTQVRLKLQQVVNAADPQAMTQTLAQTVFQGKAVDLTETRDYGSLVAASLGQEWSGFGQTVFVQPMEQAWQQVLTPAAQSLNAQWQASIVDDWNSTFGGRYPLKDTSSEVSLPLLARYLNSDSGRIARFLQTRLNGVLHKEGSHWVPDSINAQGLTFNPAFLKAVDQLSYLSDVVFADGEAGIRFELRPGTAKDVMQTDLVIDSQKLSYYNQLPVWKRFTWPHDTEAPGASLSWISTQAGTRQFADLPGAWGWIRLLDKAQVTPYQGVNSSFNLSWKAPDGRPLNYTLRTEAGEGPLALLKLRNFVLPTQIFSVDATGGAQKTDTATEEGY